In Halobacterium noricense, the genomic stretch CGAACACGACCGCCTCGGCCTCACGATTCCGCCGGGCGGCCACGTGGACCGCGACGAACTCCCCCACGAAGCGGGCAAACGCGAAGTCGAGGAGGAGACCGGCCTGAAGCCGACGCTGCTCGGTGAGGCTCCGGACGTGCCCGCGCCCGACGGCTTCGCGCTGCCGTCGCCGCGCTACCAGCTGTGTTACGACATCAACGTCCACGAGGACGGCAGCGTCGGTCACCAGCACATCGACCACGTCTACTTCGCGACCGTCCCCTCGCGGGACATCGACCCCGCGGACGGAGAGCAAGGACCTGAAGCGTGGGCGTGGTACGACCCCGATGACCTCCGCGAGAGCGACCTCGACGCTGACACCGTCCAAATCGCGCTGGAGGTCATCGAAGTGGCGAGCGAAGCGTAGCCCGGTAGTCCAGCCGGCTCTCGAGGACCTGCGTCGTGGTCGCCGACCTCTCAGAAGAACTCCGCGAGGCGGTTCTTCACGCGGCGCTTCGCGCCGCCCGCCGCCTGCCGGAAGCTGATGTGCCACGGCGTGCGCTTGCCCTCGACGCTCGTTCGGCCGTCCCGGATGGCGTCGAGGACGCTGTCCAGCGAGCGGTCGTCGGCGCCGACGCGCGTCACCGCCTGCCCCACCATCTCCGCGATGTGGGCGTCGCTGCCCGCGGTCATCGGGAGGTTGTGGGCGCGCGCGAACCGCTCGGCCTTCCGGTTCGCGCGGCCCGTGAGCAGCCGCGAGTTGTACACCTCGATGGCGTCCGCGGACGCCAGCGTCGCCGTCGAGATGTTCGGCGCGACGCCGCTACGTGAGGACTGGAACGGGTGCGGGACGATGGCGAGGCCGCCGCGGTCACGAATCGCGTCGAGCGTGTCCACGAACGGCTCGCCCGACGGCACCGCCTCTTCGACGCCGATGGCGAGTACGTGGCCGTCGGCGCTGGTCACCTCCATCCCGGGGATGCCGACGAGGCCGTACTCCTCGGCGAGGTCGGCGGCCCGCAGGCTCGCCTCGATTTCGTCGTGGTCGGTGACAGCGAGCGCGTCGAGCCCCACCGCCTGCGCCTGCTCTAAGAGCATCTCGACGGGGTCGCGGCCGTCGTAGGAGAGCTCGGAGTGCGTGTGGAGTTCGACGGAAAGCACGACTGGAGGTTACGTAGGGGTGGGCAAAAGCGCCCCGGTACGGAAACGTCGGGCGGGAGCGAGCACCATGACTGTTCACGTCCGTGCACATGGAAACGACTAAACGCTCGCGGAAGGACCACGAAGGTGAATGCCACTCGTCGAATCGGACCGACGCCTCGTCGAAGCGGAACTGGGACGGGACCCGACGCGGGCGGAGGCCGCGCTGTTCGAGAATCTCTGGAGCGAGCACTGCGCGTACCGCTCCTCGCGCCCGCTGTTGTCCGCGTTCACCACCGACAGCGACGACGTCGTCGTCGGGCCGGGCGACGACGCCGCCGTGGTGTCGGTCCCCGGCACGGACCAGTTGGTGACGTTCGGCGTCGAGAGCCACAACCACCCCTCCTACGTCGACCCCTACGACGGCGCGGCGACGGGCGTCGGGGGCATCGTCCGCGACACGCTCTCGATGGGCGCGTACCCCATCGCGCTCGCGGACGCGCTCTACTTCGGCGGCTTCGACCGCGACCACTCCCGCTACCTCCTCGACGGCGTCGTCGAGGGCATCAGCGACTACGGGAACGCCATCGGCGTCCCCACGGTCACGGGGAGCACGCAGTTCCACGACGGCTACGAGGGCAACCCGCTCGTGAACGTCGCGTGCGTCGGCCTCGTCACCGAGGACCGCCTCGTCACCGCCGCCGCGAAAGAGCCCGGGAACAAGCTCGTACTCGTCGGGAACGCGACCGGCCGTGACGGCCTCGGCGGCGCGAGTTTCGCCAGCGAGGACCTCGCGGAGGACGCCGAGACGGAGGACCGGCCCGCGGTGCAGGTCGGCGACCCGTACACGGAGAAACTCCTCGTGGAGGCCAACGAGGCGCTCGTCGACGAGGACCTCCTGATGGCCGCCCGCGACCTCGGCGCGGCGGGGCTGGGCGGCGCGTCTTCGGAGCTGGTCGCGCTGGGTGGCCTCGGCGCGCGCATCGACCTGAACGAGGTCCACCAGCGCGAGCCGAACATGAACGCGCTCGAAATCCTGCTCGCCGAGTCCCAGGAGCGCATGTGCTACGAGGTCCGCCCGGAGGACGTCGAGCGCGTGCAGGAAATCGCCGAGCGCTTCGACCT encodes the following:
- a CDS encoding NUDIX hydrolase, whose translation is METTRHFTATVYVVNDGATALHEHDRLGLTIPPGGHVDRDELPHEAGKREVEEETGLKPTLLGEAPDVPAPDGFALPSPRYQLCYDINVHEDGSVGHQHIDHVYFATVPSRDIDPADGEQGPEAWAWYDPDDLRESDLDADTVQIALEVIEVASEA
- a CDS encoding PHP domain-containing protein, yielding MLSVELHTHSELSYDGRDPVEMLLEQAQAVGLDALAVTDHDEIEASLRAADLAEEYGLVGIPGMEVTSADGHVLAIGVEEAVPSGEPFVDTLDAIRDRGGLAIVPHPFQSSRSGVAPNISTATLASADAIEVYNSRLLTGRANRKAERFARAHNLPMTAGSDAHIAEMVGQAVTRVGADDRSLDSVLDAIRDGRTSVEGKRTPWHISFRQAAGGAKRRVKNRLAEFF